From a region of the Tateyamaria omphalii genome:
- a CDS encoding VOC family protein, producing MPAMLEHTNLTVSNPDTTAAWMCDLFGWHIRWAGNAMEVGRTVHVGTDKHYLALYTQDAATKGHESSYATIGGLNHIAIVTDDLEGIEAAARARGFRVGQHHDYEPGRRFYFHDADNIEFEVVQYD from the coding sequence ATGCCCGCGATGCTCGAACACACCAATCTCACCGTCTCGAATCCCGATACAACCGCCGCATGGATGTGCGACCTCTTTGGCTGGCACATCCGGTGGGCCGGCAACGCGATGGAGGTCGGGCGCACCGTCCACGTCGGAACGGACAAACACTATCTCGCGCTCTACACCCAGGACGCGGCGACAAAGGGCCATGAAAGCTCCTACGCCACCATCGGCGGTCTGAACCACATCGCCATCGTCACTGACGACCTCGAAGGGATCGAGGCGGCGGCCCGCGCCCGCGGCTTCCGGGTCGGCCAGCACCACGACTACGAACCGGGCCGACGCTTCTATTTCCACGACGCCGACAATATCGAGTTCGAAGTGGTGCAATACGACTAA
- a CDS encoding polyprenyl synthetase family protein: MDASTIAKPHDRLAADLADDLEGVNALIRDRMASEHAPRIPEVTRHLVEAGGKRLRPMLTLASARLCGYDGPYHVHLAATVEFIHTATLLHDDVVDESAQRRGRPTANLLWDNKSSVLVGDYLFARSFQLMTETGNMSVLRILSDAAATIAEGEVLQMTAAQDLATDEAIYLQVVRGKTAALFSAAMEVGGVIAGKDAAATQALFDYGDALGIAFQIVDDLLDYQGQSAATGKNVGDDFRERKLTLPVIKAVAKAGAEERAFWSRTIEKGRQEDGDLDHALSLLHKHGALEATKQDAIAWAHKAKASLGTLPGHDLRDMLIDLADYVVERIN, from the coding sequence ATGGACGCGTCCACAATCGCAAAGCCGCATGATCGTTTGGCGGCCGATCTGGCAGATGATCTGGAGGGGGTGAATGCCCTTATTCGGGACCGTATGGCCTCCGAACATGCACCCCGCATTCCCGAGGTGACGCGCCACCTGGTCGAAGCCGGCGGCAAGCGGCTGCGGCCCATGCTGACCCTCGCCTCCGCTCGGCTCTGCGGCTACGATGGCCCCTATCACGTGCACCTCGCCGCCACGGTCGAATTCATCCACACCGCGACCCTGCTGCATGACGACGTGGTGGATGAAAGCGCCCAGCGGCGCGGACGGCCCACGGCGAACCTGCTCTGGGACAACAAGTCCTCGGTGCTGGTGGGCGACTACCTCTTCGCCCGCTCCTTTCAGCTGATGACCGAAACAGGCAACATGAGCGTCCTGCGCATCCTGTCCGACGCCGCCGCCACCATCGCCGAAGGTGAAGTGCTGCAAATGACAGCAGCCCAGGACCTGGCCACAGACGAGGCCATCTACCTGCAAGTGGTGCGCGGCAAGACGGCGGCGCTGTTCTCCGCCGCCATGGAAGTGGGCGGGGTGATCGCAGGCAAAGACGCGGCGGCGACCCAAGCGCTCTTCGACTATGGCGACGCGCTCGGCATCGCCTTCCAGATCGTGGATGATCTCTTGGACTATCAGGGGCAATCGGCGGCGACGGGCAAGAATGTGGGCGACGATTTCCGCGAACGCAAACTGACGCTGCCGGTCATCAAGGCGGTGGCCAAGGCGGGCGCCGAAGAGCGTGCGTTCTGGTCGCGCACCATCGAGAAGGGCAGGCAAGAGGACGGCGACCTCGACCACGCCCTGTCGCTCCTACACAAACACGGCGCGCTTGAGGCCACGAAACAGGACGCCATTGCTTGGGCGCACAAGGCCAAAGCATCGCTCGGCACCCTGCCGGGGCACGATCTGCGCGACATGCTGATCGATCTGGCGGACTACGTGGTCGAAAGGATCAACTAG
- the greA gene encoding transcription elongation factor GreA, which yields MEKIPMTRAGATALETELKHLKTEERPAIIKAIAEAREHGDLSENAEYHSAKEKQSFIEGRIKELEGVISLAEVIDPAKLSGAIKFGATVTLVDEDTDEEKTYQIVGEYEANIEKGLLNIKSPIARALIGKEEGDSVEVRTPGGEKGYEVLKISYS from the coding sequence ATGGAAAAGATCCCGATGACCCGCGCCGGTGCCACCGCACTGGAAACGGAACTCAAGCACCTCAAGACCGAGGAACGCCCCGCCATCATCAAGGCGATTGCAGAGGCGCGCGAACATGGCGACCTGTCCGAGAACGCCGAATACCACTCGGCCAAGGAAAAGCAGTCCTTCATCGAAGGGCGGATCAAGGAGCTTGAAGGCGTCATTTCGCTGGCCGAGGTGATCGACCCGGCCAAGCTGTCGGGCGCCATCAAGTTCGGCGCCACCGTGACGCTGGTGGACGAGGACACGGACGAGGAAAAGACCTACCAGATCGTCGGCGAATACGAGGCCAACATCGAAAAGGGCCTTTTGAACATAAAATCGCCCATCGCGCGGGCGCTGATCGGCAAGGAAGAGGGCGACAGCGTCGAGGTGCGGACACCCGGCGGTGAAAAGGGCTATGAAGTCCTGAAAATCAGCTATAGCTGA
- a CDS encoding chemotaxis protein CheB yields MTQAPDPEYIIVIGASAGGLKPMCEVLSVLPRNLNAPVVVAIHGGHLSQLTEVLTRTASLPVQKATDGQALEPGVIAVCPGGEHTRIEGRVLRLGRLPDAARFQPSVDLLFRSAAEHYGTGTVAVVLSGNLNDGTAGAEAVHRAGGVLLVQLPREADYPSMPASVVLHDHPDAILLAEDIAQRLFDSVGARGLLHVPL; encoded by the coding sequence ATGACCCAGGCGCCTGATCCAGAGTACATCATCGTCATCGGCGCATCGGCAGGGGGTCTGAAACCCATGTGCGAGGTACTGAGTGTCCTTCCACGCAATCTGAACGCCCCCGTTGTTGTCGCGATCCACGGCGGCCATCTCAGCCAATTGACCGAGGTTCTGACCCGCACAGCGTCGCTGCCGGTGCAGAAGGCGACGGACGGGCAGGCGCTGGAGCCGGGGGTGATCGCGGTCTGTCCCGGCGGGGAACACACGCGGATCGAGGGCCGCGTGCTCCGGTTGGGCCGCTTGCCTGATGCGGCGCGCTTCCAACCTTCGGTCGATCTGCTATTTCGCAGCGCGGCGGAGCATTACGGGACGGGGACGGTGGCGGTGGTGCTGTCGGGCAACCTGAATGACGGGACTGCAGGGGCCGAGGCCGTCCACCGCGCGGGCGGGGTGCTTCTGGTACAATTGCCGCGCGAGGCGGATTATCCGTCGATGCCTGCGAGCGTTGTGCTGCATGACCATCCTGACGCGATTTTGTTGGCCGAAGATATTGCCCAGCGTCTGTTCGACTCGGTCGGAGCGCGTGGACTGCTGCATGTGCCGCTTTGA
- a CDS encoding electron transfer flavoprotein-ubiquinone oxidoreductase, producing MAEIEREAMEYDVVIVGAGPAGLSAAIRLKQLDADLNVVVLEKGSEVGAHILSGAVLDPVGLDTLIPDWKEKGAPLNVPVKDDNFYMLGEAGQVRIPNLPMPPLMNNHGNYIVSMGNVCRWMAEQAEEMGVEIFPGMACSELVYGDNGEVKGVVAGVFGLEEDGSIGENTEPGMELHGKYVFLSEGVRGSLSKEVIAKYDLSKGKEPQKYGLGMKEIWEIDPEKHREGSVTHTMGWPLESNAGGGSFIYHLENNQVYVGFVVHLNYKNPHLFPYMEFQRFKHHPMVADLLKGGKRVAYGARAISEGGYQSMPKMVAPGVALLGCSVGMVNVPRIKGNHNAMLSGIHAAEAAFVAINEGRAGDELDGYEALVRTGPIGKDLKKVRNVKPIWSKYGLTASLVLGGLDMWTNTMGFSLFGTVGHGKNDADATEEASKHKPIDYPKPDGTLSFDRLTNVSFSFTNHEESQPAHLKLMDAAIPVAQNLPKYAGPSARYCPAGVYEFVEEEGKDTRFVINFQNCVHCKTCDIKDPAQNINWTTPQGGDGPNYPNM from the coding sequence ATGGCCGAGATTGAACGCGAAGCGATGGAATATGACGTGGTGATCGTGGGGGCGGGCCCTGCCGGTCTGTCGGCTGCCATTCGCCTCAAGCAGTTGGATGCTGATCTGAATGTCGTGGTCCTTGAGAAGGGATCCGAGGTGGGGGCGCATATTCTTTCGGGCGCGGTGCTGGATCCGGTGGGGCTGGACACATTGATCCCGGATTGGAAAGAGAAGGGCGCGCCGCTGAACGTGCCCGTGAAGGACGACAACTTCTACATGCTGGGGGAGGCGGGGCAGGTTCGTATCCCCAACTTGCCCATGCCGCCGCTGATGAACAACCACGGCAATTACATCGTGTCCATGGGCAATGTGTGCCGCTGGATGGCCGAGCAGGCCGAGGAAATGGGTGTTGAAATCTTTCCCGGCATGGCCTGTTCCGAGTTGGTCTATGGTGACAATGGCGAAGTGAAGGGCGTTGTCGCTGGCGTCTTTGGTCTCGAAGAAGACGGCTCGATTGGCGAGAACACCGAGCCGGGCATGGAACTGCACGGCAAGTATGTCTTCTTGTCCGAAGGTGTGCGTGGGTCGCTGTCGAAAGAGGTCATCGCCAAGTATGACCTGTCAAAGGGCAAGGAGCCGCAGAAATACGGCCTGGGCATGAAAGAGATCTGGGAGATTGATCCCGAGAAGCACCGCGAGGGTTCGGTCACCCACACGATGGGCTGGCCGCTGGAATCCAATGCAGGGGGTGGGTCGTTCATCTATCACCTTGAGAACAATCAGGTTTACGTGGGTTTTGTGGTCCATTTGAACTACAAGAACCCGCATCTGTTCCCCTACATGGAGTTCCAGCGCTTCAAGCATCATCCGATGGTGGCGGACCTGCTGAAGGGCGGGAAGCGCGTGGCTTACGGTGCGCGCGCCATTTCCGAGGGGGGCTACCAGTCGATGCCGAAGATGGTGGCGCCCGGTGTGGCGCTGCTGGGGTGTTCGGTGGGCATGGTCAATGTGCCACGCATCAAGGGCAATCATAACGCGATGCTTTCAGGTATTCACGCAGCCGAAGCCGCGTTTGTCGCGATCAATGAGGGCCGCGCGGGTGACGAGCTGGACGGCTACGAAGCGCTGGTGCGCACCGGGCCCATCGGCAAGGACCTGAAGAAGGTGCGCAATGTAAAACCGATCTGGTCGAAATACGGGTTGACGGCAAGCCTCGTGCTGGGTGGTCTGGACATGTGGACCAACACGATGGGCTTTTCGCTGTTCGGTACCGTGGGACACGGCAAGAACGACGCTGATGCGACCGAAGAGGCATCAAAGCACAAGCCGATCGACTATCCCAAGCCTGATGGCACGCTGTCCTTTGACCGGCTGACCAACGTGTCCTTCAGCTTTACCAATCACGAGGAAAGCCAACCTGCGCATTTGAAGCTCATGGATGCCGCGATCCCGGTGGCGCAGAACCTGCCGAAATATGCGGGCCCGTCGGCGCGCTATTGCCCTGCGGGGGTCTATGAGTTTGTGGAGGAGGAGGGCAAGGACACGCGCTTTGTCATCAACTTCCAGAACTGCGTGCACTGCAAGACCTGTGACATCAAGGATCCGGCCCAGAACATCAACTGGACCACGCCGCAGGGCGGAGACGGGCCGAACTATCCGAACATGTGA
- a CDS encoding 4-(cytidine 5'-diphospho)-2-C-methyl-D-erythritol kinase: MTIEAFAPAKINLTLHVTGQRSDGYHLLDSLVVFADVGDRLRFEPAPSMALDVSGPFSVGVPTDRRNLVWRAAVLAGVTGRFHLEKNLPHGAGIGGGSSDAAAVLRLLGAEAHALALGADVPVCLLDVPQRMRGIGEDVRPLGGVPGLDLVLVNPGVHVPTPEVFKRLRQKDNPAMEGRLGWPDRAAFVEWLRGQRNDLQAPAASGNPAISAALASLHGAEIARMSGSGSTCFGLYADAKAARTAADSVAARQPRWWVRAVRTIGA, from the coding sequence ATGACGATTGAGGCCTTTGCGCCCGCCAAGATCAACCTGACCCTGCATGTAACCGGCCAGCGGAGTGATGGCTACCATCTGCTTGATTCGCTTGTGGTTTTTGCGGATGTTGGGGATCGGTTGCGGTTTGAACCCGCGCCGTCGATGGCGCTGGATGTATCAGGGCCATTTTCGGTTGGTGTGCCGACGGACCGGCGCAATCTGGTCTGGCGTGCGGCCGTGTTGGCGGGCGTGACCGGTCGCTTTCATTTGGAAAAGAATCTGCCGCACGGGGCGGGGATCGGTGGTGGGTCTTCGGACGCGGCTGCGGTGCTGCGCCTGTTGGGGGCGGAGGCGCATGCGCTGGCCCTTGGGGCGGATGTGCCGGTGTGTTTGTTGGATGTGCCGCAGCGGATGCGCGGGATCGGTGAGGATGTGAGGCCGTTGGGCGGTGTTCCGGGGCTGGATCTGGTGCTGGTCAATCCCGGTGTGCACGTGCCAACGCCGGAGGTGTTCAAGCGGTTGCGGCAGAAGGACAATCCGGCGATGGAGGGTCGGCTAGGCTGGCCGGATCGTGCGGCCTTTGTGGAATGGCTGCGCGGCCAGCGGAACGATTTGCAGGCGCCTGCCGCGTCCGGGAACCCGGCCATATCCGCGGCGCTGGCGTCACTGCATGGGGCCGAGATTGCACGCATGTCTGGGTCGGGTTCGACCTGTTTCGGGCTCTACGCTGATGCCAAGGCGGCGCGGACGGCGGCGGACAGCGTTGCGGCCAGGCAGCCGCGGTGGTGGGTGCGTGCCGTCAGGACGATTGGCGCCTAG
- a CDS encoding molybdopterin-binding protein — translation MPPLKNDCFALPPGVHWTPVDDALADLRSRLSCVVGTETLPVAGALDRILAADITAPRAHPPLPNTAVDGYGFLNGRGEGDHHIPLVAQHMPAGATPDTSVPAGTAIRILTGAALPPGVDTVILQEDVELRDGAIHFSGPIKQGANTRKAGEDVNVGDVIAKAGRKLTAADLALLSAVGVQNVETRRPLRVGILSTGDELVQPGEDAGPGQIYDSNRPMLRGLITRLGHVPIDLGPVPDDRDALRARLDEAATKADVIFTSGGASAGDADHVSALLNEAGAMALWRIAIKPGRPLALGIWQGKPVFGLPGNPVAAMVCTLVFGAPALATLAGAAWAEPEGFMVPAAFSKAKKAGRREFLRARIRGGRVEVFASEGSGRISGLSWAEGLVELPDEAMSVAQGDMVRFIPWGGFGA, via the coding sequence ATGCCGCCGCTTAAGAACGACTGTTTCGCCCTGCCGCCCGGCGTGCACTGGACCCCGGTAGACGACGCTTTGGCCGACCTGCGCAGCCGCCTGTCCTGCGTGGTGGGCACCGAAACACTGCCCGTGGCAGGCGCGCTCGACCGCATCCTTGCCGCTGACATCACCGCCCCGCGTGCCCATCCCCCGCTGCCCAACACGGCCGTGGATGGTTACGGTTTCCTTAACGGACGCGGGGAAGGAGACCACCACATCCCGCTTGTCGCGCAACATATGCCCGCCGGAGCGACCCCCGACACAAGTGTCCCCGCGGGGACAGCCATCCGCATCCTGACCGGCGCCGCCTTACCACCGGGCGTCGACACCGTCATCCTGCAAGAGGATGTGGAGCTGCGCGACGGCGCCATCCACTTCAGCGGCCCGATCAAGCAAGGCGCCAACACCCGCAAGGCAGGCGAGGACGTGAACGTTGGCGATGTGATCGCGAAAGCGGGCCGCAAACTGACTGCCGCCGACCTCGCGCTGCTCTCCGCTGTGGGTGTGCAAAATGTCGAAACGCGCCGCCCCTTGCGGGTCGGGATCCTGTCCACGGGCGACGAGTTGGTGCAGCCCGGCGAGGATGCAGGGCCGGGCCAGATCTACGATTCGAACCGGCCGATGCTGCGCGGATTGATCACCCGTTTGGGGCACGTGCCCATCGACCTTGGACCCGTACCCGACGACCGCGACGCCTTGCGCGCGCGGTTGGATGAGGCGGCCACCAAAGCGGATGTGATATTCACCAGTGGCGGCGCATCGGCGGGGGATGCGGACCATGTCTCGGCCTTGTTGAACGAGGCGGGCGCCATGGCGCTCTGGCGCATCGCGATCAAGCCGGGACGGCCACTGGCGTTGGGGATATGGCAAGGCAAGCCGGTGTTCGGGCTGCCGGGCAACCCGGTGGCGGCGATGGTTTGTACGCTGGTCTTTGGCGCGCCTGCGCTGGCCACGCTCGCTGGGGCTGCGTGGGCGGAGCCGGAAGGTTTCATGGTCCCCGCGGCGTTTTCCAAGGCGAAGAAAGCCGGACGGCGCGAGTTCTTGCGGGCGCGGATCCGGGGTGGGCGGGTCGAGGTCTTTGCCTCCGAAGGGTCCGGGCGGATCAGTGGGCTCAGCTGGGCGGAGGGCCTGGTCGAGTTGCCGGACGAGGCGATGAGTGTCGCGCAGGGAGACATGGTGCGTTTCATTCCCTGGGGCGGTTTCGGCGCTTAA
- a CDS encoding YdcH family protein, protein MSVTAHLEELKKKHQNLSEQVDMAQRSPGIDQMQVATMKKQKLKLKEEITRLSS, encoded by the coding sequence ATGAGCGTGACCGCCCATCTCGAAGAGTTGAAAAAGAAGCATCAGAACCTGAGCGAACAGGTTGATATGGCCCAACGATCGCCAGGCATTGATCAGATGCAAGTGGCCACCATGAAGAAGCAGAAGCTGAAGCTGAAAGAAGAGATTACCCGACTTTCGAGTTGA
- the yddG gene encoding aromatic amino acid exporter YddG: MTRRTATLIGFVAVLLWGVLALLTVGSAPTPPFLLNAICFAIGGTLGLVWTAYSGGLDQLRAVPLHVYVMGTLGLFGYHALYFSALRLAPAAEASLIAYLWPLLIVLFSGLLPGETLRSGHIIGALIGFAGAALIITGGSAGFNPNALPGYFLAMACALTWSSYSVLSRRFGTVPTASVAVFCIASAALSVPFHLTLENTVWPAGQLGWLSAILLGLGPVGLAFYVWDIGVKRGDIQMLGTASYAAPLLSTVVLVVAGVAVPTWSLALAALLITGGALLAARASLKGTLNSKVG; the protein is encoded by the coding sequence ATGACCCGCCGCACCGCCACGCTCATCGGCTTTGTTGCCGTGCTTCTATGGGGCGTGCTGGCGCTGCTGACCGTGGGGTCCGCGCCGACGCCGCCATTTCTGCTGAACGCCATCTGCTTTGCAATCGGCGGCACGCTGGGGTTGGTCTGGACCGCATATAGTGGCGGGCTCGACCAACTGCGCGCTGTCCCGCTCCATGTCTACGTCATGGGTACGCTGGGCCTGTTTGGCTACCACGCGCTCTATTTTTCGGCCCTGCGCCTCGCGCCCGCCGCCGAAGCGAGCTTGATCGCCTATCTCTGGCCACTGCTGATCGTGCTGTTCTCCGGCCTCTTACCGGGGGAAACACTGCGATCCGGCCACATCATAGGCGCGTTGATCGGATTTGCAGGGGCTGCGCTGATCATCACGGGCGGGTCCGCCGGGTTCAATCCCAATGCCCTGCCCGGCTACTTTTTGGCCATGGCCTGCGCGCTCACCTGGTCCAGCTATTCCGTTCTGTCGCGGCGCTTTGGCACCGTGCCCACCGCATCCGTCGCCGTGTTTTGCATCGCCAGCGCCGCGCTGTCTGTGCCCTTCCACCTGACGCTGGAAAATACGGTTTGGCCCGCAGGACAGCTGGGCTGGCTCAGCGCGATCCTGCTGGGGCTTGGCCCCGTTGGCCTTGCGTTCTACGTCTGGGACATCGGGGTAAAGCGCGGCGACATACAGATGCTCGGCACCGCGTCCTATGCCGCGCCACTTCTGTCGACGGTGGTCCTGGTGGTGGCTGGCGTGGCTGTACCAACGTGGTCATTGGCGCTTGCGGCGCTCCTGATCACGGGCGGAGCACTGCTGGCAGCCCGCGCCAGCCTGAAGGGGACCCTCAACTCGAAAGTCGGGTAA
- the soxR gene encoding redox-sensitive transcriptional activator SoxR translates to MAPSDGLSIGEIAERTGLAVSAIRYYEDEGLVAPWRNASGRRRFQRADIRRLSFIMVAQQFGFTLAQIKAELDLLPRHRAPNKRDWARISTEFRDGLNARIARLEKLRDTLDGCIGCGCLSLEACALYNPRDAAAEKGQGPRYLLGDRPSDVTS, encoded by the coding sequence ATGGCGCCGTCGGACGGGTTGAGCATTGGAGAGATTGCGGAGCGGACCGGTTTGGCGGTCTCGGCGATCCGGTATTACGAAGACGAGGGGCTGGTGGCCCCGTGGCGCAACGCGTCGGGGCGGCGGCGGTTTCAGCGGGCGGACATTCGGCGCCTGAGTTTCATCATGGTTGCCCAGCAGTTCGGGTTCACGCTGGCCCAGATCAAGGCCGAGCTGGATCTGTTGCCCCGCCACCGTGCCCCCAACAAGCGGGACTGGGCGCGCATCAGCACGGAGTTTCGGGACGGTCTGAACGCGCGTATCGCGCGGCTGGAGAAGCTGCGCGATACGCTGGATGGCTGTATCGGGTGTGGGTGTCTGAGTCTGGAGGCTTGCGCGCTGTATAATCCGCGCGATGCCGCAGCCGAGAAGGGGCAAGGGCCGCGATATCTGCTGGGCGATCGCCCGTCAGATGTCACGTCGTGA
- a CDS encoding putative signal transducing protein encodes MKELLRTTDPTIIAFASALLEGEDIDCFQMDVNMSILEGGIGIFPRRLMVRTDDYDAALRVMTDNDIDLGR; translated from the coding sequence ATGAAGGAACTTTTGCGCACGACTGACCCGACGATCATCGCCTTTGCCTCGGCCCTTCTTGAGGGCGAGGATATAGACTGCTTTCAAATGGACGTAAATATGAGCATCCTTGAGGGTGGGATTGGCATTTTCCCCCGGCGCCTGATGGTGCGGACGGATGATTATGACGCGGCCCTGCGGGTGATGACGGACAATGACATCGACCTTGGACGCTGA
- a CDS encoding tRNA1(Val) (adenine(37)-N6)-methyltransferase — MTSTLDADLTHDAFLGGRLHLWQPRAGYRAGVDPVLLAASVPAKSGQAVLDLGCGVGTAALCLGARVPGLALVGVERQRDYAALAARNGLETFAADLTDLPDAVRYRSFDHVLANPPFFDRDSGHVAADQGREAGRGAETPIAAWIDAAARRLRHKGYLHMIHRAERVPDLLAGAHGRLGSPEIWPLCPRVGKPAELVIFRARKDGRADFRLHFPIILHEGARHERDGESYTPEIQAILRAGAALHL, encoded by the coding sequence ATGACATCGACCTTGGACGCTGATCTGACGCATGACGCGTTTCTGGGCGGGCGGCTGCATCTGTGGCAGCCGCGTGCGGGGTATCGGGCTGGGGTGGACCCGGTGCTGCTGGCGGCCTCCGTGCCTGCGAAATCAGGACAGGCGGTGCTTGACCTGGGCTGTGGTGTGGGCACTGCGGCCTTGTGTTTGGGCGCCCGGGTACCGGGGCTTGCGCTGGTTGGGGTCGAGAGGCAGCGCGATTATGCCGCACTGGCCGCGCGCAATGGGCTGGAGACGTTTGCCGCTGATCTGACGGATTTGCCAGACGCGGTACGATACCGTTCGTTCGACCATGTGCTGGCCAATCCGCCCTTTTTCGACCGGGATTCCGGGCACGTGGCGGCGGATCAGGGGCGCGAGGCGGGCCGTGGGGCGGAAACGCCCATTGCCGCCTGGATCGACGCGGCGGCGCGGCGGTTGCGGCACAAGGGCTATCTGCACATGATCCACCGGGCCGAGCGCGTGCCAGACCTGCTGGCCGGGGCCCACGGCCGCCTTGGCAGCCCAGAGATCTGGCCGCTTTGTCCACGGGTCGGAAAACCGGCAGAGCTGGTGATTTTCCGGGCGCGCAAGGACGGGCGCGCAGATTTTAGGCTGCATTTTCCGATCATTTTACACGAAGGCGCCCGGCACGAGCGGGATGGCGAAAGCTATACGCCTGAAATCCAAGCGATTTTGCGCGCAGGGGCGGCTCTACACCTTTAA
- a CDS encoding tetratricopeptide repeat protein, which produces MRSLLSSVALAAVLATAPHVAPAQSVAGAYLAGRQAAITSDFEAAARYYTAALARDPGNVELMEDAVIAQMAMGRIDRALPIAQQIEASEARSQAAHMIIIADILAQEDYEGYLARDVDTQGIGPLVDGLLNAWALVGADRVDEAMAGFDAVSEQRGVRGFAMYHKAMALAGLGRFEEASEIFESEGSGPLQQTRRGAMARAEVLSQLGRNDEAAASLEAAFGTVTDPELDAMHLALEAGETLAFTHITSARDGMAEVFYSLAGALRQDAGADYTLLYGRLARHLRPDHVDALLLNADLLETLEQYDLANATYKQVPADHPAFHAAELGRAAALRESGKPDAAIEVLEQLAKRFGDLPLVHSTLGDVLRQQSRFEEAVAAYERALDLTDPEARGAWFLHYARAISYERLKEWPQAEADFRRALELNPGQPQVLNYLGYSLVEKQIKLDEALAMIEEAVAASPDSGYIVDSLGWVLYRLGRYEEAVEHMERAVELMPVDPVVNDHLGDVYWAVGREREARFQWMRALSFVDPADTDGEADPDRMRRKLEVGLDAVLAEEGADPLRVANDD; this is translated from the coding sequence ATCAGATCGCTTTTGTCCAGTGTCGCCCTCGCCGCCGTCTTGGCGACCGCTCCGCATGTTGCGCCCGCCCAATCGGTGGCGGGGGCCTACCTCGCCGGGCGCCAGGCGGCGATCACGAGCGATTTTGAGGCGGCCGCACGCTACTACACCGCAGCCTTGGCGCGTGATCCCGGCAATGTCGAACTGATGGAAGATGCTGTCATTGCCCAAATGGCGATGGGCCGCATTGATCGAGCCCTGCCCATCGCACAACAGATCGAAGCGAGCGAGGCGCGCAGCCAGGCCGCGCACATGATCATCATCGCCGATATACTGGCGCAGGAGGATTACGAAGGCTACCTCGCACGCGACGTTGACACCCAGGGGATCGGCCCGCTGGTCGATGGCCTTTTGAACGCCTGGGCGCTGGTGGGTGCCGACCGCGTGGACGAGGCGATGGCTGGTTTTGACGCGGTGTCCGAGCAGCGCGGCGTGCGCGGATTTGCCATGTATCACAAGGCGATGGCGCTGGCGGGACTGGGCCGGTTCGAAGAAGCGAGCGAGATTTTTGAAAGCGAAGGGTCGGGCCCGCTGCAACAGACGCGTCGGGGGGCCATGGCGCGGGCCGAAGTTCTGTCGCAACTTGGCCGGAACGACGAGGCGGCGGCCTCGCTCGAGGCGGCGTTCGGCACGGTGACGGACCCGGAACTGGATGCGATGCACCTGGCGCTTGAGGCGGGGGAGACGCTGGCCTTTACCCATATCACGTCTGCCCGCGATGGGATGGCAGAGGTTTTCTATTCCCTTGCGGGGGCCTTGAGGCAGGATGCAGGGGCAGATTACACGCTGCTCTATGGTCGCCTTGCCCGTCATCTGCGCCCCGATCATGTGGATGCGCTGCTGCTGAATGCGGACCTGTTGGAAACGCTGGAACAATACGATCTGGCAAATGCCACCTACAAACAGGTGCCTGCAGATCATCCGGCCTTCCACGCCGCTGAATTGGGCCGGGCGGCGGCCCTGCGCGAATCCGGCAAGCCCGATGCGGCGATTGAGGTGCTGGAGCAGTTGGCCAAGCGCTTTGGCGATCTGCCCCTTGTCCATTCCACGCTGGGCGATGTGCTGCGCCAGCAGAGCCGGTTTGAGGAGGCGGTCGCCGCCTATGAGCGGGCGCTGGATCTGACGGATCCCGAGGCGCGGGGCGCTTGGTTCCTGCACTATGCCCGCGCGATTTCCTATGAACGGTTGAAGGAATGGCCGCAGGCCGAGGCGGATTTCCGTCGCGCGCTGGAACTGAACCCCGGTCAGCCGCAGGTGCTGAACTACCTTGGGTATTCGTTGGTCGAGAAGCAGATCAAGCTGGACGAGGCGCTGGCCATGATCGAGGAGGCCGTCGCGGCCAGCCCTGACAGCGGTTACATCGTCGACAGTCTGGGCTGGGTTCTTTACCGGCTCGGCCGCTACGAAGAAGCGGTGGAGCATATGGAGCGCGCAGTCGAGCTGATGCCCGTTGATCCGGTTGTCAATGATCATCTGGGCGATGTGTATTGGGCTGTGGGTCGCGAGCGTGAGGCACGGTTCCAGTGGATGCGCGCGCTGAGTTTTGTCGATCCTGCCGATACCGATGGAGAGGCGGACCCGGACCGGATGCGCCGCAAGTTGGAGGTCGGCCTGGATGCCGTGCTGGCCGAAGAAGGTGCGGATCCCCTGCGGGTGGCGAATGACGATTGA